In one Diprion similis isolate iyDipSimi1 chromosome 6, iyDipSimi1.1, whole genome shotgun sequence genomic region, the following are encoded:
- the LOC124407576 gene encoding protein crumbs-like isoform X2 → MRVLAAVAVFTSLLVTTFEAPQDAIGYDTDDNYREAYFNGSAYLRLASTVSVHRQTGLSFRTCDGGRLFIQHFGPDFISLEVTPEGLLFLASVNQQRYEAKLNAKLLNNAWHYVNLLFRLGNFTLSAAGHTQVIANATYNSGILSLPDFNDNEPLIIGEGFKGCILQGPGILFRRNYTVNSGALFGTCPLESAGCPPCDSNPCQNGGSCTEDSRGNYSCTCIPGFTGTLCDSQLGVSLCERNPCENDGTCYNVADGEYKCECSSGWTGKNCEININECASNPCKHGGTCIDSINNYTCRCDRTGYRGINCEINIDECLNNPCLNNGECFDNYGGYICQCPMGFEGQNCELNLNECLSNPCTNGGNCIDEVGTYHCNCLSGYTGRHCELHGLCENAACPSNSICIPDNHGPQCVCNPGFMGIPPNCTVNFCANNPCLNGGTCTSNQDGFNCTCPIEWMGSSCTELVSDQCSACLNGGTCIETAHGIVCQCPRFWTGLQCELQITCRDMPCKQASACHDYSGGYYCSCEPGWTGPECSIDLDECASDPCRNGATCIDQLNSYYCQCLSGYTGKNCHIDIDECLSQPCQNGGKCINKINGYSCNCTRDFVGDNCDREYDACAINPCVNNGTCTLVARSRTDYDCKCPPGFIGKICDIDIDECTGAICPDDRVCVDAIDGYECRCRDGYRGPNCTLIVDHCALKPCNNGSCIDLSDNYECECNKGYTGTACDQDVDECLMYGNSLCNNGICVNTNGSYDCFCRPGFSGDHCEMEIDECLCGPCKNNATCIDRINAFECSCQQGYAGKTCDIDVDECLSNPCINGATCVDNIAFYSCICSLGFIGNNCEINIDDCQSSPCLNYGECIDGINNYTCNCTDTGFEGPNCEFNIDDCQSGPCMNGAKCVDGILSYNCQCYEGYTGLNCEKDVDECESSPCQFNGTCLERSNRELYKSNASTLPAIFTRNFSYENASGYECICVSGVIGKNCEININECESNPCVSGTCMDRIGGYKCDCDYGFEGTHCQTDIDECKKYTPCVNGTCLDGKADYSCLCVSGFGGKNCSVPLIGCQGNACQNGGTCWPYLVDETEHRFNCTCPNGFHGEMCDIVTTMSLQGSSYVLVNTTRDEGYDIQFRFRTTLPNGLIAMGKGSTFYILELVNGKLNLHSSILNRWEGVFIGTGLNNSQWQKVFVAINTTHIVLSANEEQTIYPINLNEGNASHTSFPTTYIGGTLSYLSRLTHGPSFFIGCTEDVIINGEWIYTGLQSSSVQMVDVESGCHRTEQCLPNPCKNGGHCTDRWRDFSCMCERPYLGHTCQYNMTAATFGYGNITDGYVTVKVNDLARRAIRSIVDISMFIRTRQDTGDIFYLGSESSAQFDGKQEKPYIRALLEHGELLVQIQFNGSEAYTVGGVKLNQGNYHLIQVVRNVTLVQVKINGSEYFRKTIGATGQSNVTVLYLGGLPRQAPRSSRQADNRQTDIQQTPQSNFKGIIQDVQISNGSQTMVVEFYPLKAKDIPTPIEFGTVVLDREKVLEGVVSDPVCNSNPCYHNGTCHVTWNDFWCQCPRGYTGKMCQEMEFCQLQDCPTGSRCQNLDDGYECVANATFNGSNDVFTYTYKQSEDQNVTESTTDTIEITYRSRTGGVLMHIAPKSGNQNFVVSVFRDNITISWRLDYNNHGTLSFGKNEPDGNWTSIVIKLNNDSIESGYANSNDETIPHSSPNFSFSMWYELLSTGTVTLGGLGGELSDRNGYVTFGTNSTYSGGNTVDGNSVEYPQHMMTTITPPHSLVLGDAFKGCLGEVRIGAMLLHYFTYDEVYQNANFTPTEYLSLQVVGNLSNYENIGCRLCFESDCKNDGHCLDEANSYICDCLPGYAEDDCSVDIDECIDNKCKHGSMCMDKIANYTCECTSGWQGWLCDEDINECVSVTTCQHDGVCVNLPGSFRCECPDQFTGNLCEEVRIITCEDHKCKNGSTCTDIVNAKTGNNFTCTCMPGFEGQFCDTPYCMPNKCQHGGRCDYLYQTPQCTCVAGYTGMYCETDIDDCAADINGNVPCKNGGKCLDEVNNFKCDCSPTGFNGSDCSIDIDECAQMPVNCENGHCENLPGSYQCSCIPGYCGRNCEVLDPCIQKPCQNEGTCTCLDDSGYICHCTSDYNGHNCTEPKLTLGSQALDIAVIVGPIVGCLLLIGAGSLIALFMMARKKRATRGTYSPSAQEFSNPRVEMDNVMKPPPEERLI, encoded by the exons TTTTTACCAGTTTGCTGGTAACTACCTTCGAGGCACCCCAGGACGCCATCGGTTATGACACTGACGATAATTACCGAGAAGCGTACTTCAATGGTTCGGCATATCTGAGGCTTGCATCAACTGTATCTGTACATCGGCAAACCGGACTCAGTTTTCGAACTTGCGACGGCGGAAGGTTATTCATACAACACTTTGGCCCTGACTTCATAAGCCTGGAAGTTACTCCAGAGGGTCTGCTGTTTTTGGCGTCTGTTAATCAGCAACGATACGAAGCAAAGTTGAATGCTAAATTGTTGAACAATGCCTGGCATTACGTGAATTTGTTGTTTCGGCTCGGAAACTTCACCCTCAGCGCTGCCGGACATACACAG GTGATCGCTAATGCCACTTACAACTCGGGTATTCTCAGTCTGCCAGACTTCAACGATAACGAACCCCTCATAATCGGTGAGGGTTTTAAAGGATGCATATTACAAGGACCTGGAATATTATTCAGACGAAATTACACTGTTAATAGTGGGGCTCTATTTGGAACGTGTCCCTTGGAATCTGCAGGCT GTCCGCCATGTGACAGTAATCCCTGCCAAAATGGTGGATCATGTACTGAAGATTCCAGAGGTAATTATAGTTGCACCTGCATCCCAGGATTCACTGGAACTCTTTGTGACTCGCAGCTCGGAGTGAGCTTGTGCGAACGTAATCCATGCGAAAATGATGGAACCTGTTACAATGTAGCGGACGGTGAATACAAGTGTGAATGTAGCTCTGGCTGGACagggaaaaattgtgaaattaatATCAACGAATGTGCATCGAATCCTTGCAAACATGGAGGTACATGCATTGACAGCATTAATAATTACACCTGTCGATGCGATAGAACAGG ATATCGAGGTATCAACTGTGAAATCAACATCGATGAATGCCTGAATAACCCTTGTCTAAATAACGGCGAGTGCTTTGATAATTATGGTGGATACATATGCCAATGTCCCATGGGTTTCGAGGGCCAAAATtgtgaattaaatttgaacGAATGTCTGTCCAACCCTTGTACCAATGGAGGCAATTGCATCGATGAAGTTGGCACTTATCATTGTAACTGTTTGTCCGGATATACTGGTAGACACTGTGAATTACACGGTCTTTGTGAAAACGCAGCTTGTCCATCCAACAGTATTTGTATACCCGACAATCACGGACCGCAGTGTGTATGCAATCCTGGATTTATGGGGATTCCACCAAATTGCACGGTTAATTTCTGCGCGAACAATCCATGTTTAAACGGAGGTACCTGTACAAGTAATCAGGATGGATTCAATTGTACATGCCCCATTGAGTGGATGG GATCATCATGTACAGAACTTGTTTCTGATCAGTGTTCGGCATGTCTGAATGGGGGCACCTGCATTGAAACCGCTCATGGCATTGTTTGTCAATGTCCTAGATTTTGGACAGGACTTCAATGTGAACTACAAATCACCTGTAGAGACATGCCTTGCAAACAAGCATCTGCTTGCCATGATTAT TCAGGAGGCTACTACTGCAGTTGTGAACCTGGATGGACTGGGCCCGAGTGCTCAATTGATTTGGACGAATGTGCGAGTGACCCTTGTCGTAATGGTGCGACTTGCATTGACCAGTTAAATAGTTACTACTGTCAGTGCCTCTCTGGCTATACtg GTAAAAACTGCCATATTGACATTGACGAGTGTCTTTCGCAACCTTGCCAAAACGGAGGCAAATGCATCAACAAAATTAATGGCTACTCTTGCAATTGTACTCGCGATTTTGTGGGAGATAATTGCGACCGAGAATATGATGCTTGTGCAATTAATCCCTGTGTGAATAATGGTACTTGTACCCTTGTGGCAAGGTCAAGAACAGATTATGACTGCAAGTGCCCCCCAGGATTCATAGGGAAGATTTGCGATATTGATATTGACGAGTGCACTGGTGCAATATGTCCAGATGACAGGGTCTGTGTTGATGCAATAGATGGTTATGAATGTAGATGCAGAGATGGCTATAGAGGCCCAAACTGTACTTTAATTGTTGATCACTGTGCACTTAAACCATGCAACAATGGTTCATGCATTGATTTAAGTGACAATTACGAGTGTGAATGCAATAAAGGATACACAG GTACAGCCTGCGATCAAGATGTGGATGAGTGTTTGATGTACGGGAACTCCTTGTGCAACAACGGAATTTGTGTAAATACAAATGGAAGTTACGATTGCTTCTGCAGACCAGGTTTCTCAGGAGATCATTGTGAGATGGAAATTGATGAATGTTTATGTGGTCCatgtaaaaataatgcaaCGTGCATTGACCGAATAAATGCATTCGAATGTAGTTGTCAGCAAGGTTATGCTGGCAAAACTTGCGATATAGATGTGGACGAGTGCTTAAGCAATCCTTGCATAAATGGTGCAACTTGTGTAGATAATATTGCATTTTACTCTTGCATATGCTCACTCGGTTTTATTGGAAataattgtgaaataaatattgatgaCTGCCAGTCGTCACCTTGCCTAAATTACGGTGAATGTATTGATGGTATTAATAATTACACCTGTAATTGCACTGATACTGGATTTGAGGGTCCAAATTGCGAGTTCAATATCGACGATTGCCAGTCAGGTCCATGTATGAACGGAGCCAAATGTGTAGATGGTATCCTATCATACAACTGTCAATGTTACGAGGGATACACAGGACTAAATTGTGAAAAAGATGTTGATGAATGCGAAAGTTCGCCTTGCCAGTTTAATGGTACCTGCCTTGAAAGATCAAACCGGGAACTGTATAAGAGTAACGCATCAACTTTACCAGCAATATTCACAAGAAACTTCAGCTATGAGAATGCTAGCGG ttaCGAATGCATTTGCGTATCGGGTGTAATAGGTAAAAACtgtgaaataaatatcaacgaaTGCGAAAGTAACCCCTGCGTGAGCGGTACATGCATGGACAGAATCGGTGGATATAAGTGCGACTGTGATTATGGTTTTGAGGGTACACATTGCCAAACTGACATCGACGAATGCAAAAAGTATACACCATGCGTAAATGGTACGTGTTTAGATGGAAAAGCGGACTATTCTTGTCTATGTGTCTCTGGATTCGGTGGAAAAAACTGTTCGGTACCATTGATTGGTTGCCAAGGCAATGCATGCCAAAACGGTGGAACATGTTGGCCATACTTGGTCGATGAAACAGAACATAGGTTCAACTGCACGTGTCCTAATGGATTTCATGGGGAAATGTGTGATATT GTAACAACTATGTCATTGCAAGGAAGTTCTTATGTACTGGTAAACACAACCAGAGATGAAGGATATGACATACAATTTCGATTTCGAACAACGCTACCTAATGGTTTAATAGCTATGGGTAAAGGTTCCACATTTTACATACTGGAATTAGTTAACGGCAAGTTAAATTTGCATTCCAGTATACTGAACAGGTGGGAGGGTGTTTTCATTGGTACTGGTCTTAATAATTCTCAGTGGCAAAAAGTATTTGTTGCTATCAACACCACGCATATAGTTCTATCTGCCAATGAAGAACAAACGATTTATCCAATCAATCTGAATGAAGGAAATGCTAGCCACACATCCTTTCCAACTACTTACATTGGTGGCACATTATCTTATCTGAGCAGATTGACTCATGGGCCATCATTTTTCATTGGCTGTACCGAAGATGTTATCATAAATGGAGAATGG ATATACACTGGGCTGCAATCTAGTTCTGTTCAGATGGTAGACGTAGAATCAGGTTGCCACCGCACAGAGCAATGTTTACCAAATCCATGTAAAAATGGTGGTCACTGCACGGATAGATGGCGAGATTTTTCCTGCATGTGTGAGCGCCCGTATCTTGGTCACACCTGTCAGTATAATATGACGGCTGCCACTTTTGGATATGGAAACATCACTGATGGTTATGTTACAGTAAAAGTAAATGATTTGGCAAGACGTGCAATCAGATCAATTGTAGACATATCAATGTTCATTAGAACTCGACAAGATACAggtgatatattttatttgggTTCTGAATCGAGTGCCCAATTTGATGGTAAACAGGAGAAACCTTACATTCGTGCTCTGCTAGAACATGGAGAATTACTGGTACAAATACAGTTCAATGGATCAGAAGCATACACTGTTGGTGGTGTTAAACTAAACCAGGGAAATTATCATCTGATACAAGTTGTTAGGAATGTGACTTTAGTACAAGTTAAAATAAACGGAAGTGAATATTTCCGAAAAACGATCGGTGCTACAGGACAATCAAATGTAACAGTTTTGTACTTAGGCGGTTTGCCTCGTCAGGCGCCTAGATCTAGTAGACAGGCAGACAATCGACAAACAGACATACAACAAACACCTCAGAGCAATTTCAAAGGCATAATACAAGATGTGCAAATATCAAACGGTTCTCAAACTATGGTAGTTGAATTTTATCCACTAAAGGCAAAAGACATACCTACACCAATTGAATTTGGCACGGTCGTACTCgacagagaaaaagttttggagGGTGTTGTCTCTGATCCGGTTTGCAATAGTAATCCATGTTATCACAATGGAACATGCCATGTTACGTGGAATGACTTTTGGTGTCAGTGTCCGAGAGGATACACGGGTAAGATGTGCCAAGAAATGGAATTTTGTCAGCTGCAGGACTGTCCAACTGGATCAAGGTGTCAGAATTTAGATGATGGATATGAATGTGTAGCAAATGCTACTTTTAATGGCAGTAACGACGTATTTACTTACACATATAAACAATCTGAAGATCAAAATGTAACTGAATCGACAACAGACACTATTGAAATTACATACCGATCACGTACCGGTGGCGTATTGATGCATATAGCACCGAAGAGTGGAAATCAGAATTTTGTAGTGTCTGTTTTCAGAGACAATATCACAATCTCGTGGAGATTAGATTATAATAATCATGGAACTTTATCctttggaaaaaatgagcCAGATGGAAACTGGACGTCTATTGTGATCAAGTTGAACAATGATTCAATTGAGTCTGGATATGCAAATTCAAACGATGAAACAATACCACATTCAAGTCCAAATTTTAGTTTCTCTATGTGGTATGAGCTGCTGTCTACGGGAACAGTGACGCTGGGTGGTCTCGGTGGTGAATTATCAGACAGAAATGGTTATGTAACCTTCGGGACAAACAGTACCTACAGTGGTGGAAATACTGTTGATGGAAATTCCGTTGAATACCCTCAGCACATGATGACTACTATAACTCCACCACACAGTCTTGTGTTAG gtGATGCCTTCAAGGGTTGTCTAGGTGAAGTGAGAATTGGTGCTATGCTCTTGCACTACTTTACTTATGACGAAGTGTATCAGAATGCCAATTTCACACCAACGGAATACCTTTCTCTACAAGTCGTAGGCAATCTGTccaattatgaaaatattggatgtcgtctgtgttttgaaAGTGATTGTAAAAACGACGGTCACTGCTTAGACGAAGCCAACAGTTACATTTGTGACTGTCTGCCTGGCTATGCAGAAGATGATTGCTCAGTAGATATCGATGAATGTATAGATAACAAATGTAAACATGGATCTATGTGCATGGATAAGATAGCAAACTATACTTGTGAATGCACTAGCGGGTGGCAGGGCTGGCT TTGTGACGAAGATATCAATGAGTGTGTAAGTGTTACTACTTGTCAGCATGATGGTGTTTGCGTGAATCTCCCTGGGTCATTCCGTTGCGAATGTCCGGATCAATTTACAGGCAATTTATGTGAGGAAGTGAGAATAATTACATGTGAGGACCACAAGTGCAAAAATGGTTCTACTTGTACGGATATAGTTAATGCGAAAACTGGTAATAACTTCACGTGCACATGTATGCCAGGCTTTGAAGGACAATTCTGCGACACCCCATATTGCATGCCCAATAAGTGCCAGCATGGCGGAAGATGTGATTATCTCTATCAG ACTCCACAATGTACATGTGTTGCTGGCTACACTGGAATGTACTGTGAAACGGATATAGATGATTGCGCTGCTGATATTAACGGAAATGTTCCGTGCAAAAATGGAGGGAAATGTTTGGATGAGGTGAACAATTTCAAGTGTGATTGTTCTCCTACGGGCTTTAACGGCTCTGACTGTTCAATAGACATTGACGAATGTGCACAGATGCCGGTGAATTGTGAAAATGGTCACTGTGAAAATTTACCAGGAAGTTATCAATGCAGCTGTATCCCAGGTTATTGTGGTAGAAACTGTGAAGTTTTAGATCCGTGTATTCAG AAACCATGCCAAAACGAAGGAACATGCACGTGTCTTGATGATTCTGGTTATATTTGTCACTGCACCTCAGATTACAATGGTCATAATTGTACAGAG ccaaaactCACTTTGGGCAGTCAAGCACTGGATATTGCTGTCATAGTTGGTCCCATTGTGGGTTGTTTACTTCTAATTGGTGCAGGATCATTAATAGCCCTTTTTATGATGGCTCGGAAAAAACGGGCAACTCGCGGTACATATAGCCCCAGTGCTCAAGAATTCAGTAATCCCAGAGTAGAGATGGACAATGTGATGAAACCTCCGCCGGAAGAGAGATTGATCTAG